A genomic region of Rhodothermales bacterium contains the following coding sequences:
- the rfbA gene encoding glucose-1-phosphate thymidylyltransferase RfbA, with product MKGIILAGGHGTRLYPITSAVSKQLLPVYNKPMIYYPLSMLMLAGIREILLVCLPDERSRFERVLEDGSKWGLSISYAEQAEPRGLAEAFLIGEKFLSGGPATLVLGDNIFYGRGLSGILQSCAKLTSGATVFAYSVKDPERYGVIEFDDDGVAVSLEEKPDKPRSQYAVPGIYFYDETVVDRARSLKPSSRGELEITDLNISYLRDGELHVEVLGRGIAWLDAGTHESLLSASGFVHAVEERQGMMISCPEEIAYRMRYISREALEAQVSAMPENDYSRYLRDLIHD from the coding sequence ATGAAAGGCATCATCCTGGCCGGTGGACACGGCACGCGGCTGTACCCGATCACGTCGGCCGTCAGCAAGCAGCTTCTCCCGGTCTACAACAAGCCGATGATCTACTACCCGCTGTCCATGCTCATGCTGGCGGGGATTCGGGAGATACTACTGGTTTGCCTTCCCGACGAGCGGTCGCGCTTCGAGCGTGTTCTCGAAGACGGATCGAAGTGGGGCTTAAGCATTTCGTACGCGGAGCAGGCGGAGCCTCGAGGTCTCGCGGAGGCGTTCTTGATTGGTGAGAAGTTTCTGTCTGGTGGGCCGGCCACGCTCGTTCTCGGCGATAACATCTTCTACGGCCGCGGACTCTCCGGCATCCTGCAGTCGTGTGCGAAGCTTACGTCGGGTGCGACAGTCTTTGCCTACTCGGTGAAGGATCCGGAGCGATATGGTGTTATCGAATTTGATGATGATGGGGTTGCGGTCAGTCTCGAAGAGAAGCCGGACAAGCCCAGATCGCAGTACGCTGTACCCGGGATCTATTTCTATGACGAGACGGTTGTCGACCGTGCCCGCTCGCTGAAGCCATCATCTCGAGGCGAGCTCGAGATCACCGACCTCAATATCTCTTATCTCCGTGACGGAGAGCTGCACGTGGAAGTGCTCGGGCGCGGAATTGCCTGGCTCGACGCGGGTACGCACGAGTCGCTTCTGAGCGCTTCCGGCTTCGTTCATGCTGTAGAGGAACGGCAGGGTATGATGATTTCGTGCCCGGAGGAGATCGCATATCGGATGCGCTATATATCGCGCGAAGCGCTTGAGGCACAGGTCTCCGCGATGCCGGAAAATGACTACTCGCGGTATCTCCGCGATCTGATTCACGATTGA